The nucleotide window TTCCTCCGGAGCTTTCCGATATCCCCCCCGCACTCCTCCCGCAGAAAGGCACACAGGCTCTTTAGCCTTTCCGCCTTAACACGAAAGAACCCCGAACATTGTATGGCCTTTTCGAGCTTACGTCTGTCCACGTTAAGTACTGCCATCGGATCCATCAACTTTTCTTTCTTCAGCCTAGATATGGCCCTTTCAACGTTCCTCCATGATGTGTTCTGGGTAAGCACCGCGCCGACCATGACCTCAAAACTGGTTTCCGCTGGCCACCACCCAAGGTCCCCGAAATGATCATCCATACGCTCGTACATGGCCCTTATCTGCCGGGGATCATCCTTCATTTGGACAGCTCCGGCATATCCCCGGACAACGATATCGCGTACTTCCGCGCGTTCTCTATACGCTCCGATATCGGAGGATGGTTATAAAATACGGCCTTTTGCAGCCGGGAAGGATCTGTTACGGAAAGATTGATCTCCGCGAGCTTTTCCATCATACCGATGAACGCTTCCGGATCACGCGTGATCCGGAGAGAAATATCATCCGCCTCTTTCTCGAGAGCGCATGAGAACAGGTTATATAGCGGCATTACGAGAAATCCGGCCACACTGGAAATGATGTATAAGAAAGGCAAGAGCCGCATGTCATATGCGGCACTGACCCCGGCAAGCTTAGTAATATAGGGAAAAATCACGGATAGCGCCCCGAAAGCCGCGAGGGTAAGTCCTCCCGAGAACGCTATAAGCTTCCATATATGGCCACGCATATGGTGCCCGAACTCATGGGCGACGACCGCCAGGACCTCCTCCCGGCCAAGATCATTTACGAGATTATCCGCCAGTATGACACGCCGGGTCGTGCCGATCCCCACAAGCGCCGCGTTCACCTTTACGGTCTTCCTGCTAAGATCGATCTTTGACACCGCGACCGTGCCTACTCCGGCCCTGAGGGCCATGGACTTGATCTCTCTCTCCAGAATAGGGTCGTCCAGCGGAACATATTTGAAGAATATAGGTATTACATATACAGGGAATATCCCGGCCATCAGTACGGAGAACCCCACCCACGATCCGGCAGATATGAGCCACCAGGCTCGGGGAAAACACCTCAAAACATAAAAAAATACCGTGGCACACCCTACAGACAGGAACAAGGACAACAAGGATGAACTTGCCTCATCCTTCATCCAGCCCAGGTATCCCTCACGGGAAAGCCCGAACCTGTGTTCCACCCGGAACGAGGAATAATAACGTATGGGAAGCTTTCCCATACGAACGAACAGAAAGAATATGAAGGAGAACACCAGATAAGAAAAAACCATTCCGGAACGGCCTGCCGTGATGACCCTACCCACCCGTTCCGCCAGAAAAATATGGAAGCAAAGAGCCAGTACCACCGAGGCAGCCAGGTCCACAAAGAACATTTTCGTCCGCACCGCGAAATACGCCCTGGCTTTTCCCTTGTCCATCTCTCCCGCCATTGTCCTCAATAAAAACCCAAGCCTTCAGGCTCCGATACCACGCCTCAAAGTATCACTTCTTTTTTTTCGGCCTGTTGATAGCGTCTATCCGCCTTTTAACCTTGTCTCCGTCATCGGCCAGTTTGGTAAGCCTTGTCTTGAACGGTTCCAGCCCGTCTATCTGCATTTCGCCACTGGATATCTTGCCAGCGACATATTTACCCAGCTCATGGTAAAGTTTCTCTTTTTCCAGGTTCTTCATCTGTAGCTCGATATGAGCCTGGGCCACTTTGTACATCTTTACCATATCCTTCTCAGCGGCTTTCATAGCCTTTGAAAGCTGGTTCCCGGTCTTCTGCATTACCGGTTGATACTTTTTGATCAGCTCGTTAACCTCATCCTTTTTCATCCCTGTCTCCTTTTTTGAGATATTTTACATCGCGTCGACCGGCCCCTACACCATCAAAAGAACTCTTCTTTACTGAAACGTACTTTACATATCTTCCTCTTCGAGGTCTCCACAAAAGAGACAAAATGTTCTATCTCAGGGGAATGCGACCCGCTCTTTATCCGGGCCAGGGCATCGTCCACTGACAGCCCCGAGAGAAACATGGCCTTATAGGCTTCCTTGACCTCCCGTATCACGTCAGCCGTGAATCCGGCCCTCCGGAGCCCCACAAGATTTATCCCGCGTATGACCGAGGGACCTCTGACCAGAAGATATGGAGGAACATCTTTATTAACCCCGGTAAAACCGCCTATCATGGCGTATCTACCCACACGACAGAACTGGTGGAATACCACGTTCCCAGAAATGAACGCCCCCTTTTCCACCTTCACATGGCCCGCCAATAACGCTCCATTAGCTATTATGACATTGTCCTCTATTTCGCAATTATGGCCAAGATGCGACTGGACCATCAGCATATTATCGTCACCGACCACGGTAGCCGAGCCTTCGGCCGTGCCTCTATGTATGGTCACGTATTCCCTTATGACATTGTTCTTTCCTATCCGCGTAAATGTCGGACCGCCTTTATAGGCATGGTCCTGCGGGTCATTGCCTATCACGGCACCGGTATAAATAACGGTGTTCTCCCCGATCTCGGTACCTCCGCATATATAAGCGTTAGCCATGATACGCACCCCGGAGGCGATCTTTACACCCGCTTCTATGATCACTCCCGGACCTATTTCCACCGTGTCGGCTATTTCCGCGTCACGCGATATCATCGCCGTGCCATGAGCTTTCATTTACCTGTCCTCTTTTCTTTTATCAAGTTTAGCAACAAGGTCATTTATGACATCCGCTACGGGCTTAAGGTCGTGGTCTTCGCTTATTTCCAGCCTTATGGAATAATCCCCTTCATCTATCCTCCGGATATCATATTCCAGTCTTTCCAGGGGCGCTATAAAACGATATGACAGTACGGACGCCCATGTCAAGAGAAGCGCGAACACACCGGGAAGCCCTATAAGCAGCATCGCGTTTATCCTGGTTATCACAGGTATCAGGTCCCTTGCCACGACATCCGGCAAAAGTATCTGGTCCGCCAGGAGCGTGAATATAAGATAATACAGGCATCCTCCCACGAGCACGGTCGGTACCACCATGGATAAAGCCAGTATAATAAGATATCTGGACTGTAGTGACCTGTTCAGGTATTTTTTCCGCGGCTTATTTTTATCGCTCATTTTCCCCAACCTCCGGTTCTTCTTGAACGGCAATGGCTGCCTCTCCGGCGTCCGACGCCGATAGAGGCTTCTGGTCCATATATCCGAAAGTCACGTTATCGTAATATGCCTGCGCTATAGTACCGGTGCTATCCGCATCCGTCATGAAAGCTATCGCCAGCACATCATATTTAAGTTCGCGACCAAAAAGCTCCCTGTAATCCGCCGCTATATCCCTGAATTCGCGTTTCCACTCCCCGGCGGCACCGGACTCAAGCACCTTTATCATGACGTTCTTCGTATAAGGGCTCGCCGTCACCGTACCGGCCGGGATATGTTCGGTCCAGACATACTGTATGGCTTTAGTGTTAAGGAAAAACCCGGCGTGGAACACCACGTACATCTGCGCGGCAAAATCGAACTCTTTTTTCTTGCCCAGCGTTTCGTCCTCTTTGCGCCCGGGGAATTCGCCGATCTTCCAGTCCCAGGAAACGAACGGCCTCCTCTCGCGGTCCAGGCTGTATCTCAGTATAATGGCTGACGCTCCACCCTGGCTTTCAGCCTTCACCATGCTGCCAGTGGTCTCCGCCGGGAATATTGAATAATCCGTACTTTTTGGCGCCAGGGCCTGCTGCTCCCATTCGTCCAGCCCCGAAGAAGAGTCAAAATCAAAGCTCCGTTCTATATCATACTCCTCCATGCCGGGCAAAGCCGGCAGTTCCTCCTTTTGGACGCGGATATGATGGAACAACGCCGCGATAACCGAGGAGACACGGTCTTTCAATGTGCCGGACAAGACGGCAAAGATAACGACCGCGACAAGAAATACGAGCAATAATATAGGTCTTTTTTTACGCATAAAACGTCGTGACTACACGATCATATGTTGATCTTTTCAGCCCACTCTCCCAGATAAGGTATTTTCCAGTCATTACCTAATAATACCTGTAAGATGCAGAAAAGGGACAGAAGACTGCAAAGTATCATCCCCAGAAGATTAACGAGCTGGCCCAACACCGGAAGTATCCCTATTATACCTAAGGCGATCTCCAGTATGAACAGGAGAAGCCCCTGCCTCGCGTGGAACCTTACCGGGTCCCCGGCTTTTTTCATGGCCACCAGGATGACCGGTACTATGCATAAGAACGAAATGTATGACAGGATAGAATACACGCTGTTCTGCGAGAACTGGACGGTACGGTCGTTATCTCCCATAGATCGCCTCCTTGTTTTAAACACCGCCGCGAAAAGGTCTTGCCCCTTTCGCTCGCGTAAATATATATAAGTTTAATATATTTTATTATGATACCGCCAAAAGTCAACGTTTTACTTCCGGCGCCAGAAAAGCATAGCGACAACAAGCGGATACTATCCCTGGAAAAGATTATAAAAATATGGGGACTGGTTTTCCGGAACCGTTCTCTCCCCGTTTAAACCTGTACCCTATTGGTCGAGAAATACTCCATAAAATAAAAGACCCGGTCCACCTAAGTGGACCGGGTCTTTTGTGTAACTTGTGTTTACTTAGAAGCTGAGTTTTACTGTGCCGACGAGATCGGTAGCGATGTCATCGTTACCATCGA belongs to Candidatus Omnitrophota bacterium and includes:
- a CDS encoding M48 family metalloprotease, with the protein product MDKGKARAYFAVRTKMFFVDLAASVVLALCFHIFLAERVGRVITAGRSGMVFSYLVFSFIFFLFVRMGKLPIRYYSSFRVEHRFGLSREGYLGWMKDEASSSLLSLFLSVGCATVFFYVLRCFPRAWWLISAGSWVGFSVLMAGIFPVYVIPIFFKYVPLDDPILEREIKSMALRAGVGTVAVSKIDLSRKTVKVNAALVGIGTTRRVILADNLVNDLGREEVLAVVAHEFGHHMRGHIWKLIAFSGGLTLAAFGALSVIFPYITKLAGVSAAYDMRLLPFLYIISSVAGFLVMPLYNLFSCALEKEADDISLRITRDPEAFIGMMEKLAEINLSVTDPSRLQKAVFYNHPPISERIENARKYAISLSGDMPELSK
- a CDS encoding DUF3047 domain-containing protein translates to MRKKRPILLLVFLVAVVIFAVLSGTLKDRVSSVIAALFHHIRVQKEELPALPGMEEYDIERSFDFDSSSGLDEWEQQALAPKSTDYSIFPAETTGSMVKAESQGGASAIILRYSLDRERRPFVSWDWKIGEFPGRKEDETLGKKKEFDFAAQMYVVFHAGFFLNTKAIQYVWTEHIPAGTVTASPYTKNVMIKVLESGAAGEWKREFRDIAADYRELFGRELKYDVLAIAFMTDADSTGTIAQAYYDNVTFGYMDQKPLSASDAGEAAIAVQEEPEVGENER
- a CDS encoding endonuclease III domain-containing protein; amino-acid sequence: MKDDPRQIRAMYERMDDHFGDLGWWPAETSFEVMVGAVLTQNTSWRNVERAISRLKKEKLMDPMAVLNVDRRKLEKAIQCSGFFRVKAERLKSLCAFLREECGGDIGKLRRKPLKGLREKLLAIKGIGPETADSILLYALNKPIFVVDAYTRRIFTRHGIVDERDTYDTIQVVVMRALEGRVRRFNQYHALIVETAKIFCRTNPRCDGCPLGHGRGGKRS
- the lpxA gene encoding acyl-ACP--UDP-N-acetylglucosamine O-acyltransferase, giving the protein MKAHGTAMISRDAEIADTVEIGPGVIIEAGVKIASGVRIMANAYICGGTEIGENTVIYTGAVIGNDPQDHAYKGGPTFTRIGKNNVIREYVTIHRGTAEGSATVVGDDNMLMVQSHLGHNCEIEDNVIIANGALLAGHVKVEKGAFISGNVVFHQFCRVGRYAMIGGFTGVNKDVPPYLLVRGPSVIRGINLVGLRRAGFTADVIREVKEAYKAMFLSGLSVDDALARIKSGSHSPEIEHFVSFVETSKRKICKVRFSKEEFF